Below is a window of Lytechinus variegatus isolate NC3 chromosome 4, Lvar_3.0, whole genome shotgun sequence DNA.
AGTCGGATCAAGTGGTGTGCGGCGGGCTTAACATAAATAATGTAGACTCGCTACTCTGGGcatgtacatgcacatcctTGGTGAAACGCTACACCTTTGATCTCATCAAACATGGTCTAATCTCACTTTTCTGAAAAAGGTAAGCAAACAGCTAAACAAAGAAGTAAACACTACATATCGACTACAAATCACAAATAAGTTATTCCATTGCATTCTGCAAAAATGTTTCTCCAAAAAGTACAATAAGTGTTGCTACAGTCACATTCCCCCTAggggcggccgtacggcgagtcgagaacgaccattcattttaattcaaaccacctatatgtagctggtgcaaaaaaagttaaaactgccgttttcgacttgccgtacggccaCCATAGGGGAATTGTGACTGAGGTATCATTAACTCGTCAAATGCAAGAATCGCAAATATAATATCAAATCtacgagagaaaaaaaacttgttgGGAATTTATAATGATgaattctatattttttctatatatcCAAGCTAAATCTTCCAAAGAGGTAGAAGTGATTAGCTATTGTATACACGACACAATGTTTATTACACAATTAAGGATGTATTGTTATGTACTGACCGCACAGAACGTTGTTGGCACTAACGATGCGCTAACAGTGGCCCCGTAATGTGGCAGTGATGCCTAATGTTACAACAATGCAGTACTTATATgtacacattgaaataaatgttttgacttcaCAAACCGACAGATGTGACTCGGTTTTCTGTTAGGCTAACAATGTTTCTGTGCGGCTGACACCGATAATTAGCAAAAATGAGCTCGAAGTAAACCTTTCTGAAATGGTCaccaaaggaaagaaaggggaaaaagttGGACTGAATAACATCTCTGACAAATCCAATTATTTATGAATGGGCAAATAACTTGGCACTTCCTGCATTTGATTGTGATTATTGTGACGGGATGTAGGGCTAGAGAGTAAAAGTGCCctaatgcccccccccaaaaaaaaaaataataataataataattaataaaaataataattataaatagaATTTTAAAAACATTGGTGATGATGAATCTTTGTACTGtatttttcaacaaattattCATCAAAACATCTTGGGCCAATTACTGATATTTATCATACATACCCCATCGTTAAGAATAATCAGATTTGCTCGCAAATTTAAAACAGGAATTGTAAACAAACTCTGCCCCCAATTTCGTCTCAATGCGCTAATTAATGATGTTAATGACAATGGTTTATCAAACTGttcgattaaaaaaaacttttacatCAGCCATGATGTTTAGTTTTGTGGCGATGGGgagggagcaaaaaaaagggtaaaaaaggagatattttcttcaaataagGAGTTTAAACTGATTTTCTGCAGCTACATTGTTCGATAAATTGTAAAGTTGCAACAGATATTTGctaattgattgcaaatatttcctTGCACCCACCCCGAGAGACCATTTGCACAGATTTCTGCAGGATGTCAAATCAGTCAATGCACTTTCCCTACcaattcaatttcttcaaaaagaaaacaatgggTAATTTGGGAAAGCCACTTCGAAATCCTATTTACTACTGAAGAATCCAATTTTTGTGAAGGGATCGAACAAAAGAAATCTGAGAAAATTTGTTGGGTTGTTGACAAGACGACGAGATAAAGGACTATGAACCTCCATTTTGTTGCTTGGCAAAGTATTTCAGTTTATCAGCTGGGTTGGGAATAATCTGAAagagataacaaaaaaaatataatcaaaagtCATGTATGAATTGGTTGGCTTATAAttagcaaaatatttgtttttgtaaaaCCTTAAATTGAGAGAACACACACAAAAGGATGACTCTTCTTTCTTACAAGATACCAAAcacatgaaatttaataaatatttaGAGCAGTAATGACTAAATTTACAGAGGTGTTTTGATGAAGAAGGATGTGAAGAGGAAGGTGAAAATGATAAAAGGAGAAGAAAACACAAAGGATGAGACGACATGATTTATCGATTATTTattataacttaatcataaaataaaatagacatatgacctaccattttaaagcttggaATCTcgtctttcatctgaaattacttagattatttctcattcacgtatgagtgagcaaaaacaatttgaagaggggatatcaaaaagtcacttggcagGCTGTATCTTGGTTTCAAATAGAAacccacatttttttaaagttctatATCTGCTGTTTAATTTAATAcctcaattacaaaaaattgtcgATAAATAACAAATAAGTTCTGGATATTTCAAATAAGTCttgaatttaaataattttaaaaaatgaagaagtttTATAGGCTAGCGTCCAGACTCACTCGACACACCGTTTTGTCGACGATCAATCATGCATTCAGTTTTTTGTTAACTGTGCGATAGCTTCTCtgggaaactggtgaaaacacgtttatttaatgaaattatggaaatacaagcattgtttcgagggaacagaacttttttatttcttgaccattttctgtcattaaccctaaatagactgggctatttcgacgcctgaaaagactggggggggggctgattcagccccccccttaGGATCTCGGCTGTTGATCGCGCGATCACgacacacgcgttacccatggcattatctacaaaactataacatcaaatttggcaaaaaatctcatgtctcattaattatgctaatttatgcgtaaaatcataagtttgctctaagtaataaaataatgcccctgaaatgctaatttttgtttcacatactctagataggcatttgatcaaattgattttaaaaaaaattcaaaatcaaatttattttcttatgtattctattgttttctaaatttcttatgtatttctttgtttttcgactttttgttttttattgttttttcaatggaaattgtcggggactttattttgaccataaacaagataaaattaattgattttgagcagtaaaaggaaaaataatgatacatttatgaactttggctaagaacactatttgcattggatttgtacacaaattcacgttttttagtaattttgggtctgcatgcacttacgaaatgttgcgttattttggaaccgcgtacccgggggtcacaattttggtctcaaaagttgcgcaaaacttgaaagtaaaaagtcagcgagcgacgcggtcaaaaaaatttgcgcagcggatttatcgcgaaaaatgtcgaggggggggctaaatcagcccccccagtcttttgaGGGTTAAGGTATCAAacaaaagagcagatattgaacttcttaggcatatgattttctttttgaaattcagataccccgccaaatgagtttttggtatccttcaaattgtttttgctcactcatgcaaaAATGAGAATAATCGAAGCAATtttagatgaaagaggagattctaagctttacattggtaggtcatttgtacattgtatttacgattaagttatgataaatcatcccTAAATCTCAGTTtcgtttttttggggggacgcactgtataatgagctatgacctttgacctgtggACTCCGAATTCGAACTTGGCCTGTATTTTGTTGTCGtctacctacacacccaaatttgtttaaatccggtgaatatttcataagtgaTCATGTGGAAACCAACTCACATATTtcatgagctgtgacctttgacctgcggactccgaattcgaacttagcctgtaatttggtgtcatctaccgatgcaccaaatttttaaaaaatatattaaatatttttcgagGTATTGCGCAGAAACCAAGTGGGGGGACGGTGGGACGAAAAGGGGcaacgcttaatgccccctcgGGACTTCGTCTGTGGGGGGCATAAAATGAtgagaaaaggagaggaagaggaggaaggaaAGGGAGAACGAGGAATGGTCGGCCACAGAAAGGAGAAGATAATGACGAAGAAGgtgaaaagaagaaggaaaagaagaaggaaaataaggaggaaaagaaCCTACCGTATCGCTGCCTGGCTTCCACCCTGCTGGGCACACCTCGCCGTGTTTATCTGTATACTGGAATGCTTGAACCAATCGCAGCGTTTCATCTACCGATCGACCAACGGGGAGATCATTCATGGTGATTTGACGCAATACACCTTTATCATCGATGATAAACAAGCCTCTGAGAAACAATGGAAGAAAAAGTTCCAATTACTTTATTGCATGGCCCCCGGAAGCAGGGGTGCCGGGGGTGTTTGTTTACCAAAGGCAGCACCCCTAGAATTCTTGTGTGTCAAGTTGGAGAAATGTATGGAAAATGACCAACATTTTGTGttgaaatgctttttttttgcttgtcaaaatttttgggACCAGAactaccttcattttgtagtgaaaccctctttttttttcttctttgcttgtcaaatttacttcagcacctccagcaaaaaaaaatcattcccaggGCTCTGCTACATTGGTCCATATTCTGGACTTGGGTTTAAAGATGGACTGAAACTTTGAAAACCATGCTCATCCTACCCAAACGCATGTAAGGTTAATTAATCTTTTAGGTTCAATGACACTTGTTCCAGCAACAATTGCTCCAATAGAAAATCTGCTCATTAAGCCCAGGATAAaatctaacctccaaaactattAAAATCAATCCTAATCATTACCTTTACATCATTCTGGACTAAAATCTCTATTACAATCTTAACTCTAACACTATGCACTCTCAGATATTAAAGACGGGAGCAAAGAATGGATGAGCAAATGTCACAAGAGCAAATGTCGTATCACCAATTTTTATGGCCTGGTTGTTGCAGAAGAGTTGCAATAAATGGAACTCTAAAATCATACTCTTTTTTATAAATGGGAGCTTTGAAATGTAAACATATGCCTTAAACGTATCCTCCACTCCCCAAATCACAATCTCACCTCAGCGTATGTCCCAAATCCTCCAGAAGAACTCCGTAATCTTTAGAAATCTGATGGGTGAGGTCTGACAGGATCGGTAGCTTGATAGGTCCCAGGCCCCCTTGCGTTCTTGGTGTGTTTATCCTGCAAACCAATCACCAAGATCATCAAAATCACAAATCTGCCGACCCTGACAGCCAAGAAATAGGAATAGTTACCAAGAATTTCCAGAAATAAGAGTATTCTCAATATTTCTCTTCattacataatttctttttaacgAAATACCAACTTTTGGGTTAACAATGCTATCCCTAATATAGGAATATTCCTATATATAAGGAACACTTCACAGAATGTAATCAAGAATTTTCTTGATAGCTGTTTATCACAAACCAGcctttatttttgcttttcagGAACGTTTGCACTTCCCCCTTCTGTTAAATCCAGGATCCATCCCAAATACACGAAACACAAATAGCTTTCAAGACCAAATTCCTTGTGTTGTAATCTAGCATGCaggcatcgtggtctagtggttctgactctttcaatcagagggtcatgggttcgaatcccagccccatggcatgttttccttcagcaagtcCTGGTAATAATGATAGGGTACCCAATAGTTTGCAAAATATAGATGAGACATAAatgttttttatcataatatcattattCGAACAATCAAgattttgtataataaaatgagaaaagaagGGCTGCAAATCAACAAGTTTTAAATCAAAGTGTGCTATATCTTTCAAACAATGTAGGAGAGTTCATAATAGTAATTGATGTCAATATGAGAAGTGGGGGCTGCATGCTGAGCAGTAAATCATCAtttgcctatttttttttctttgtaaaagaATTCATACTTCAACTCACAggcttcaaaattatttttttaatgaatacaataGTTTATGTTCAGCAAAATTAGGAGAACTTCTTCAGAATGCTGTgcaacattaatttttttaaagtgtattttagaccaaatggtattgAGACCAAGTTGATAAAAGACCAAATGGGTTAAGCCAATGTGGTATCTAACTGAGTAGACCAACTACCTACAGACCAAGTGATATATTGATGAGGTGGTATATGGTGGTGACTTTTAAAGCGAATGCTTAGAAAGCATGAAAGGTTTTAGCCAGTAACCAGAGGACCAATAACAATAACAGGTACAATTgcataaaaaacattaaaaatacattcaaaatacATTCAAACATGAATACAAAAGAGTACATTATGAATAAAGTAGATATTAGCGGTGGGATTAACAATAGGCCTCAAgacctttcaaaggtcaatccCTATAACACAAAAGATCTACCAAAATGaaaaccaaggggggggggaggaacgGATAAGGCAAATCAATATGAGTTCAGAAGAAAATTTCTGAATGTTCGTTAAAAGGTCGAAAAACTTTGGCAGGATTTCAGGCTACTAGGAAGGCTATACCATATACTCGGTCCTgaatatttaaaggggaagttcaccctgaagaaaagtttgttgttaaaattgcagaaaatagtaaaacatattgaagggttgaagaaaatccattaaagattacgtactttgaattttaagttttgcatctgtgacgtcataaatgagcagctgccccaaaTTCTATGTAATGGTTCATGACAAATTATTCTTGTTTTCTGTTTAgaatgggtgtgaaatgatttgtctattgatataatgAAGGTACAGcaaaaaaatttcaattttctgagaaagtgacatttcactgatttttttttctatgatatGTAGGGATgctttatgacgtcacaaatcaaataattaaaattctaataacttgtttattctttgatggatttttctcaaatcttcaaaaaaattttttttaaatctgctatttttacaataaactttttgttgggatgaaGTTCCCCTTTTATTCTGAGCAATAGAAGGGAGACTCACCATGCAAGATGGGTGAACTGAGAATCGACCGAGATAGCAACCACTTCAGTGTTTATTGCTCTGAATTCCTCAACTCTGTCACTGAAGGCGATGATTTCGGTTGGGCAAACAAAAGTACTGCAAGGGAGGTAAACGGCAACAAAAGCCATACATACTTTGTActcatttatttcttaatacatgcattcatgtattcattattaattttgCACTATGAACACGTtcataaaatatgcaaaatcaaatttcaatatatAAAGCGACATAAAtgaggggggtgtttcacaaagaatgaagtatgacttaagtcgcacttaaatgccaacGCGTGCATGATATGCAACGTGCAATCTTATTGATGAATACACAGTAATGGGCATCCACTTgccatgatctgaccaatgcagtaaTGTCTTTTATAACCcacgcaactaggcatttaagtgcgactctaatggggtgttgcaagaaactttaatcaattgcaagtctatttttggtccctaaatcaatcatatgcaaattagtgattgattgctaatctgctccttaaaacaagaagtttaatcttcaggagctaacgttgatctatcagttgtcaAATTGctacagaatatttgcaattttcttgcaacactcccTAAGTCATatttaaatatttgtgaaacactcccctgatgtCATACAAATGCAATCCTTTTACCCAACACATATACATCATTTGGCGACCAGGGAACAGGAGAGCATACTCCATCACTGTAACCCGACTGACCTAATATTTCTGTCTCTTCCCGTCTTGATCTCTCGCACTCTCTTTGACCTTGAGGTCAAAATCTCTATGAGACAAATACTGTTTTGACCCTAGTTAATTCCTGAATTTAAACCATAGGTCTCATTACCACTTAAAATAAACCGCAATCGAtgaaaatatactaaaaataaatgtttatctGAATTAAGCTAAATTTCTGTTGAATTTCACCAATTAGGCTATATATCCAACCTGTTCTTTGAATTTATGATAGGGCTCATTACCACTTAAAATAAACCGCAATCGATGAAAATAGACTAAAAATAAACGTTTATCTGAATTAAGCTAAATTTCTGTTGAATTTCACCAATTAGGCTACATCCAACCTGTTCTTTAAATTTATGATACGGCTCATTACCACTTAAAATAAACCGcaatcaatgaaaatatactaaaaataaatatttatctgAATTAAGCTAAATTTCTGTTGAATTTCACCAATTAGGCTATATCCAACCTGTTCTTTAATTTTATCATAGGTCCCTAATTACCGCCAATGATTGGGAGTTTGAAGCAACACAAAATTGTGGTTTAAAAATATGGAGTATGCTTGATTAATGGTActttacaggtacatgtacaacaagTTATCACCATATTCATCAATGAATTTACAAATTGTCAAATCAAGACTTACAAGTCAAGTGGGTAAAAGACCAGAACAAGGTATTTTCCAACAAAGTCCGAGAGTTTCATGGCTTTGAATTCTCCATCAACCACTGCCGTTCCTTCAAAGACTGGAGCCGGTTTAGATACTGCAGAACAAAAGAACAACGTGAAGGGTAGATTGCAATTGcaaattataaatgaaataattcgaACAAATATCTTCAAAATCAATCGAAAATATGCTTCTCACATTCCTTCAGACTGAATCTAACAAGACAACAAAAATAATCCATAAATTTTTCTGCACAACTTCTTCAAGGGGAAGTAGTTCCTGACAGAAAGTTGGTTATCATGAGCATAAAAACAAAAGGAACCTATTGGAAAAGACTAAGCAAAGCTGTATCAAAGAATAAACAGAGTTAGTGATGTTAAAATGTTGATTGTATGATGTCACATGCAACTAATAAtgtaatgtgaaataaataaattgcataaaattttcaagtgataaatttttataaaaataatacaacagtgtggtattattaatagcaataaattgagggcaatattgcatcaatttattttataggCATTAAagataattacaatgtttcaacttaccccaagTTCCAATCCAAACTAACCCCGATCTCCCCTAAAGTGCCCAAATATCAGACGGTTCCAAATATCTAACAAAAATGACTTTACATTTGTAACTCCCTCCCACAACTACAAGGACCTGCACTGGCGGGGGACTTGCATGCATGCCAGTTCTATTGAATTGCACACACAGTAGACCCATGTTGCtgctcaaaaaaaaattccaggGGTAAAATCCATGATTTTGACTTCAAATATTCTAATGACCCTTGCTAATTTTGGACTCCAAAAGACTGAAGGGGGAAGTGATTTTCGCCGGAAATATTGCCGCCGAGATCGCACATGTTCGATCTATCAGAAAAAATCTGCCATGGTGTGGAGGTGACGTGACCAAGTGGCCTAAGATGCTTGGCTAGACAAGGAAAGTTCAGGGTTCAATCCCtagcacctatgcccgtgagcaaggcatttcataaacaatgctcttttatcctgaattcaaatcaatgaaaatgctATACGCATTACAAataacttggtgtgcacttgtttaaaaaaaaatttgtaacatCGCTAATCAAAGGTACGTCATAacgaagcggttcaagggtcagacctattgtatttgctttgttgacaaacggAGAGACaagatcggtctggtaagaaacctctcATTTTTGCCATTCACAGACAGcatagtgaaataatttttattcatacaaaggCGTTTGAAGgttcaaatatcaataaaattcacACTTATAAACCGATTTCACCCTGTAaatatggatttcctagggaaatccatccgGGTGTGGAGGTCTCGCTGATGGGAGGCGGTTCGAGGCTCCATGATGAAGcagtatatgtcaaaatattaaaaaatatcatcatggtcatggagtcctcaagtcataaccttgttcattgaatgagtggtcaAGGACAAGGCTAAGACCTAAGTACCGGTAGTACCACCGTGTGGAAAAATGTTCAtccgccaccctttttgcatacccaacttatgaaatgtgACCTTGACTAAAATTAAAGATGTAGATCCAACTGGAAACTTTCGTTCCATATTGTACAACTTCGTTCGATGCATTGGTTGCCTGTGAAGCCAGGCACAGCACAGCTCAGCCTCGGGCATCACAATTCTTGACCCTCAGCTCAAGTCTCGAGGACGCGATGACGATGacttttaaaataatgaaatatacttcttcatcattgacgtcttgacactcttccCATAGTCGCATAAGAGAATGACataaacaaagatggatttcctagggaaatccatcttttgaaacaaaaatcacttgaagttcatgtattttattgatttttacacCTTGCTACGCCTAATGCATAGAAAGGTTTCAAAAATCATTacacaaaatgtgaaaaaattatgGTTTATTACTCAACTGATGACGCGTAGACCCTCGATCCatatgtaaacaacggaaatacaaacaatgcgtcgacccttgaaccgcttattaCGTACTTCCAGCTAGCAATGCCGTTTCGACGAACAattttagataaaaattattatttcacaaatactaaaatttattacgtgattataaataaGTAGAGAAAATAAGCAATGTTTTTTTAtaggtgattttaacattgatcTTTTAATGTCCAGTTCCCATCAAGTACAACATTTTGTTGACCTTTTA
It encodes the following:
- the LOC121414331 gene encoding peroxiredoxin-4-like — protein: MIRILNLVVAISAMVAAEEACHSFAGGHVYPGETPRSSAHAVHWSKVQISKPAPVFEGTAVVDGEFKAMKLSDFVGKYLVLVFYPLDFTFVCPTEIIAFSDRVEEFRAINTEVVAISVDSQFTHLAWINTPRTQGGLGPIKLPILSDLTHQISKDYGVLLEDLGHTLRGLFIIDDKGVLRQITMNDLPVGRSVDETLRLVQAFQYTDKHGEVCPAGWKPGSDTIIPNPADKLKYFAKQQNGGS